The nucleotide window CCTGTCCTGAGTGTAGCCGAAGGGACACAGAGAATAAAAAGTTATGAAGAAAACGTCTTCAAAACAAAGCTTTTTGCAATTCAGAAACGATTATGAACTTTTATTAAATAACTCCAATATTATCAAATCTCTGTGCCTTCGTGTCTCTGTGGTTCATGAATTATTCAAGTTAACAAAATATTATTTGGCCTTTGATAAATTACAAATTTTAGGGAGCAGAATTAACACCTTTTTATGGATTCCCAATCGAGCAAACAGCTAATAAGCAAACTTGCTAACGACATTCCACCCCATCTATTCGGGGAGGCAAGGCAGCAGGTGATCAGCCAGAATCTTGAAGAACAGCCGGATGAAACCAAAATCCAACTCAAGAAGCACCTGGATACTTTTCTCAATCGAATGAAGAAATTAGAGGCCTCCGATATAGATTTTGGCGGACCCGGATGCGTAAAGCAGATATGGTTTCGGGTACACGGCATCAAAAGACCCGAGCCTGATTTACAAAAATATGAGCTCACCGAAACCGACATTTTAATCAGCAACCTGCTGACCAAGTCAGAATTGGAGCAGCTTTTTCGGAACCGCTACCTGGATATTTCCTATCAGGTTTATGAAAGTGCTGAAAAGCATTGGAGCCGGTTTCGGGCGACGCTTTACTTTGAGCTAAATCATTTAGCTGTAAACATGCGGCGAATTAATGACTCGATTTTTCAGTTTTCCGAATATGGTTTCAATGAAGAGGTAGCAAAAGCCGTTAGCTTGAAATACCAAAAATCCGGACTCATTCTGGTAACCGGCATAACCGGTTCGGGGAAAAGTACAACCCTGGACTCGATCATTGATGCAAACAACAAAACCATGCCGGCCCACATTGTGATTATTGCGGACCCGGTTGAGTATGTGCACGTTTCAAAAAAATCCATCGTGAAGCACCGGGAGATTGGGCGGGATGTAA belongs to candidate division KSB1 bacterium and includes:
- the tadA gene encoding Flp pilus assembly complex ATPase component TadA, with protein sequence MDSQSSKQLISKLANDIPPHLFGEARQQVISQNLEEQPDETKIQLKKHLDTFLNRMKKLEASDIDFGGPGCVKQIWFRVHGIKRPEPDLQKYELTETDILISNLLTKSELEQLFRNRYLDISYQVYESAEKHWSRFRATLYFELNHLAVNMRRINDSIFQFSEYGFNEEVAKAVSLKYQKSGLILVTGITGSGKSTTLDSIIDANNKTMPAHIVIIADPVEYVHVSKKSIVKHREIGRDVNSFKEGTIQALRQDPDIIVIGEMRDADTIMTVLEVVDSGHKVFTTLHTSSAVESIDRILGEIPPEEQSRIRERLADVLTCVISQKLIPSVDGKRILAKEIMLTNSAIKTAIRNNNIGEIYQIIHQSNDKGMSTMEQDLAKLHSNNVISYFEAYINANNKKRLEDLIKYNY